The following coding sequences are from one Gossypium raimondii isolate GPD5lz chromosome 4, ASM2569854v1, whole genome shotgun sequence window:
- the LOC105779936 gene encoding E3 ubiquitin-protein ligase MBR2 gives MQRQGGTINSFPETVNIDMGSSPDNTSIGQPNSLGNMLNPVETRLSNYMVSSGGTTNGNTFTPDVRIFSGWNSGEPSSRLRTQNQVFQDVLNHHLDDDDGTKIEHGWSSSYGAAGDAPRSEERQIEPPNVFFPGRLNNGRSGNQIRSGPLYLQGSSSTHSPQNMNLTEGFTSHRGNGGSSVGTGIGSVGLEREQVSNASVFSGNVGSSSGSGEENDDGSGSSLGSWGLSCKRKAVEGTSEQSYSASTSGNSQQIENVAWHTVPARNDASSRLSLSTLSRNFLDVSPPDQLNSRVGLGMRIVNDAFPSSSTRSANQESQQESLPYSLSSTGVAGPSSFGSPTHPRAAAFGDSLNLRSAAAIAGNSSSPSTQSHMRTISVVPRNAHPFPWTSISSSRTSHPSGSINPLERATALQEEPNERNIPRNNAEHPMFVPATQDPTGWSLASENISMSGGVPSSNRPGPRSTIQLLSPAWIPPCNPPVHYQQRVSEVAPWSLFPPFDSEPGGSSGRFPSLSSAPSASSWETAVSSLSNSQGNNQTYRRSAFIAERQGDDALGRPHSLRSLAADIEGRHRLISEIREVLNAMRRGENLRIEDHMLFDPFIYHGMVETHDRHRDMRLDVDNMSYEELLALGERIGDVSTGLNEETILELMKQRKYSSTTTESTQEPEPCCICQEEYEDGDNTGILNCGHDFHTNCIKHWLMLKNLCPICKTTGLLK, from the exons ATGCAACGTCAGGGGGGCACCATTAATTCGTTCCCTGAAACTGTTAACATTGACATGGGGTCTAGTCCTGATAACACTAGTATTGGTCAACCAAATTCTTTGGGTAACATGCTGAATCCTGTGGAAACTCGGTTATCTAATTATATGGTGTCTTCTGGTGGGACAACGAATGGAAACACATTTACTCCTGATGTTAGGATCTTTAGTGGCTGGAATTCTGGTGAACCGAGCTCTAGATTGAGAACGCAAAACCAGGTGTTTCAGGATGTTCTGAATCACCATCtcgatgatgatgatggaaCAAAAATAGAGCATGGTTGGTCTTCTTCTTATGGTGCTGCTGGGGATGCTCCAAGGTCGGAAGAAAGGCAGATTGAACCACCAAATGTGTTTTTTCCTGGGAGACTGAATAATGGTCGGAGTGGCAATCAGATCAGAAGTGGACCCTTGTATTTGCAAGGTTCCAGCTCTACTCATAGCCCACAGAATATGAATCTAACTGAAGGATTTACTAGCCACAGGGGTAATGGAGGGTCAAGTGTTGGAACTGGTATCGGTTCAGTTGGACTAGAAAGAGAGCAGGTATCTAATGCCAGTGTTTTTTCTGGTAATGTTGGTAGTTCATCCGGGAGTGGGGAGGAAAATGATGATGGCTCTGGATCTTCTTTGGGTAGTTGGGGTTTATCCTGCAAGAGGAAGGCCGTTGAAGGTACTTCCGAGCAGTCTTATTCTGCTAGTACTTCTGGCaattctcaacaaattgaaaatgttgCATGGCATACTGTTCCTGCTCGTAATGATGCTTCTAGCCGCTTGAGTTTATCAACTCTCTCACGGAATTTCCTTGATGTTAGCCCCCCTGATCAGCTGAATTCTAGAGTTGGGCTCGGTATGAGAATAGTTAATGATGCATTTCCTTCTTCAAGTACAAGAAGTGCAAATCAAGAAAGCCAACAAGAATCTTTACCATATAGTTTATCGTCAACCGGGGTTGCTGGGCCATCTAGTTTTGGTTCTCCAACTCACCCTAGAGCTGCCGCATTTGGTGACTCTCTAAACTTAAGATCAGCAGCAGCAATAGCAGGAAATTCTAGTTCCCCCTCAACTCAATCTCATATGAGAACCATTTCTGTTGTGCCAAGAAATGCACACCCTTTCCCTTGGACTAGCATTTCCAGTTCAAGAACTAGCCACCCATCAGGTTCCATTAATCCTTTAGAGAGAGCTACTGCATTACAGGAGGAACCAAACGAAAGAAATATCCCGAGAAACAATGCAGAGCATCCAATGTTTGTACCAGCAACGCAAGATCCGACAGGGTGGAGTTTGGCATCTGAAAATATCAGCATGTCTGGAGGTGTTCCATCTTCTAATCGACCTGGGCCTAGGTCAACCATCCAGTTGCTGTCTCCTGCCTGGATTCCTCCTTGCAACCCACCAGTACATTACCAACAAAGAGTATCAGAAGTTGCACCTTGGTCTTTATTTCCTCCATTTGATTCTGAACCTGGTGGCAGTAGTGGTCGTTTCCCGTCATTATCTTCAGCCCCTTCTGCTTCTTCATGGGAAACAGCAGTGTCATCTCTATCTAACAGTCAAGGTAATAATCAAACATACCGAAGGTCAGCTTTCATAGCAGAGAGACAAGGTGATGATGCTCTTGGGAGGCCCCACTCATTGCGATCTTTGGCTGCTGATATCGAAGGGAGACACCGGCTAATTTCTGAG ATTCGTGAAGTCTTGAATGCTATGCGTAGGGGGGAGAACTTACGAATCGAG GACCATATGCTGTTCGATCCGTTCATATATCATGGTATGGTTGAAACACATGACAGACATAGAGATATGCGCCTTGATGTTGATAACATGTCATACGAG GAATTGTTGGCATTAGGAGAACGGATTGGAGATGTGAGCACGGGACTGAATGAGGAAACCATTCTGGAGTTGATGAAACAGCGGAAGTATTCATCTACTACAACTGAATCCACACAAGAACCGGAACCATGTTGTATCTGTCAG GAAGAATACGAGGACGGGGACAATACCGGGATCCTCAATTGTGGGCATGACTTCCATACTAACTGCATCAAACACTGGTTAATGCTAAAAAACCTGTGTCCTATTTGTAAGACAACTGGGTTGCTTAAATGA
- the LOC105781009 gene encoding protein ALP1-like translates to MDPRKLSALLSSLVSQLLLLIILLFDSNKTTDSHFSDGTNTFAGVLNYLLSSQQIAASFSFVSVSRKRKRTHCSESDSEPAGEETDPQLDRVRLGLTRDPDSFKPIFRMKSSTFEWLAGLLEPLLECRDPVGSPLNLSAELRLGIGLFRLATGSSYPEIAQRFGVSESVTRFCTKHLCRVLCTNFRFWVAFPTPDELNSVSSSFERLTGLPNCCGAIDCTRFSIVNDNNGGIDSIAAQIVVDSSSKILSIIAGFKGNKRDFKVLECSTLYKDIEEGRLLNSSPLIINGEAVNQYFVGAGDYPLLPWLMVPFHDVFPGSSRARFNAAHSVMRSSALKTIASLKNWGILNRPIHEELKAAVAVIGACSILHNVLLMREDDSALCETMGDYLGHTQSFHHQQHYEEDSIEASAIRDALAEQACV, encoded by the coding sequence ATGGATCCTCGAAAATTGTCAGCTTTACTCTCTTCCCTTGTCTCTCAACTCCTTTTATTGATCATCCTTCTCTTTGATTCCAACAAAACAACCGACAGTCATTTCTCCGATGGCACCAACACCTTTGCCGGCGTTCTTAATTATTTGCTCTCATCGCAACAAATCGCTGCTTCCTTTTCGTTCGTTTCGGTTTCCCGGAAACGGAAGAGAACCCATTGTTCAGAATCCGATTCCGAGCCCGCCGGTGAAGAAACCGACCCCCAACTCGACCGAGTCAGACTCGGTTTGACTCGGGATCCTGACTCATTCAAACCCATCTTCAGGATGAAATCCTCCACCTTTGAATGGCTCGCCGGGTTGCTTGAACCGTTGTTGGAGTGCCGGGACCCGGTTGGTTCCCCGTTGAATCTATCCGCCGAGTTACGTCTAGGGATTGGTTTGTTTAGGTTAGCCACCGGTTCGAGTTACCCCGAAATCGCTCAACGATTTGGGGTTTCCGAGTCAGTGACTCGTTTCTGTACCAAACATCTGTGTCGAGTCCTCTGCACTAATTTCCGATTCTGGGTCGCGTTTCCGACTCCCGACGAGCTCAACTCAGTCTCCTCCTCGTTCGAACGACTCACCGGGTTACCGAATTGTTGCGGTGCCATCGATTGCACGAGATTCAGCATTGTGAACGATAACAATGGCGGCATTGATAGTATTGCAGCTCAAATAGTGGTAGATTCATCATCAAAAATCTTAAGCATAATTGCAGGTTTTAAAGGGAACAAAAGAGATTTTAAAGTACTTGAATGTTCAACTTTGTATAAAGATATTGAAGAAGGCAGGTTATTAAATTCAAGCCCTTTGATCATCAATGGAGAAGCTGTGAATCAATATTTTGTTGGTGCTGGTGATTACCCTTTGCTTCCATGGTTAATGGTGCCGTTCCATGACGTTTTTCCGGGTTCGAGCCGAGCGAGGTTCAACGCGGCGCATAGTGTAATGCGTTCATCGGCGTTGAAAACCATTGCTAGTTTGAAGAATTGGGGGATTTTGAACCGACCGATACACGAAGAGTTGAAGGCCGCCGTCGCCGTTATCGGGGCTTGTTCGATTTTGCATAATGTGTTGCTCATGAGGGAAGATGATTCTGCATTGTGTGAAACCATGGGAGATTACTTGGGGCATACTCAAAGCTTTCATCACCAGCAGCACTATGAGGAAGATAGCATTGAGGCTTCTGCAATTCGAGATGCATTGGCGGAACAAGCTTGTGTTTAG